The following are encoded together in the Montipora capricornis isolate CH-2021 chromosome 5, ASM3666992v2, whole genome shotgun sequence genome:
- the LOC138050081 gene encoding uncharacterized protein yields the protein MSLRVPTVASKTLGPSQVLEFMGVVLDSNRMEARLPEDKLARIQQLLDSFTDRRSARLLDLQSLIGTLQFACRVVVPGRTFLQRIINLTRGVKNRFHHIRLNKEFSRDIQMWKVFIAQWNGRSFFLDSRVTSSPDLQLYTDAASTIGFGGFFNGKWFQGRWPPNLLINKTKGISIEWQELFPIVIACALWYPHFSGKRLQFWCDNQSVVAIINSGSSRPRGA from the exons ATGTCCCTTCGGGTTCCCACCGTCGCCTCTAAGACCCTGGGGCCCTCACAAGTTCTAGAGTTTATGGGCGTTGTACTGGACAGTAACCGCATGGAAGCGCGATTGCCTGAAGATAAGCTTGCCAGGATTCAGCAATTATTGGACTCTTTTACCGACCGCCGTTCTGCCCGCCTTTTAGATCTCCAATCCCTTATCGGTACTCTGCAATTCGCTTGCAGAGTAGTAGTCCCGGGTAGAACTTTCCTCCAGCGCATTATAAACCTCACCCGAGGGGTAAAGAATCGTTTTCATCATATCCGTTTGAACAAGGAATTTTCCAGGGATATTCAAATGTGGAAGGTATTCATCGCTCAATGGAACGGGCGATCCTTCTTCCTTGATTCCCGGGTCACCTCTTCCCCCGACCTGCAGCTCTATACTGATGCCGCTAGTACAATTGGGTTTGGTGGTTTTTTCAATGGTAAATGGTTCCAGGGTAGGTGGCCCCCTAATTTACTCATTAACAAGACCAAAGGGATAAGTATTGAATGGCAAGAACTCTTCCCTATTGTTATCGCCTGTGCACTGTGGTACCCGCACTTTTCCGGCAAACGTCTTCAGTTCTGGTGTGATAACCAGAGCGTTGTCGCTATCATTAACTCGG GCTCGTCACGTCCCCGGGGCGCATAA